A stretch of Triticum aestivum cultivar Chinese Spring chromosome 1D, IWGSC CS RefSeq v2.1, whole genome shotgun sequence DNA encodes these proteins:
- the LOC123182595 gene encoding serine/threonine-protein kinase tricornered isoform X1, with translation MDSARSWFQKFQPRDKSKSPAVPASHGKDPGKPPVDDAPSSATKQKVAAAKQYIENHYKTQMKSLQDRKERRWMLERKLQDAEVPAEEQNNILKHLEKKETEYMRLQRHKMGVEDFELLTIIGRGAFGEVRLCREKTSKSVYAMKKLKKSEMLRRGQVEHVKAERNLLAEVDSAYIVKLYYSFQDDEFLYLIMEYLPGGDMMTLLMRKDTLTEDEAKFYIAETVLAIESIHKHNYIHRDIKPDNLLLDLSGHLKLSDFGLCKPLDSSNFPNLNEPDYTPGKGAKPLPDNTSRLTNSSAPKRTQQEQLSHWQKNRRMLAYSTVGTPDYIAPEVLLKKGYGMECDWWSLGAIMYEMLVGYPPFYSEDPMSTCRKIVNWRSHLKFPEEAKLSSETKDLISKLLCNVEQRLGTKGAHEIKAHTWFRGVQWEKLYQMKAAFIPEVNGELDTQNFEKFEETGAQVQSSSKAGPWRKMLPSKDANFVGYTYKNFEIVNDDEVAGIAELKKKSSKSKRPTIKTLFESMDEDEPVHGSFLNMLPHKEGQPSSHSSAPPEQYQPRRK, from the exons ATGGATTCCGCGAGAAGTTGGTTCCAGAAGTTCCAGCCGCGGGACAAGTCCAAGAGCCCGGCGGTGCCTGCCAGCCATGGGAAGGATCCTGGGAAGCCCCCAGTCGACGACGCGCCTTCTAGCGCGACCAAGCAGAAGGTCGCCGCGGCAAAACAGTACATTGAGAACCACTACAAGACTCAGATGAAGTCCTTGCAAGATAGGAAAGAGAG GCGCTGGATGCTGGAGAGGAAATTACAGGATGCTGAAGTTCCTGCAGAAGAGCAGAACAACATTCTAAAACATTTGGAGAAAAAGGAGACTGAATATATGCGTTTGCAAAGACACAAGATGGGGGTTGAAGATTTTGAACTTTTGACAATTATTGGAAGAGGTGCATTTGGAGAG GTGCGTCTTTGTAGAGAGAAGACCTCTAAAAGTGTATATGCAATGAAAAAGCTTAAGAAATCTGAAATGCTTCGTAGGGGCCAG GTGGAACACGTCAAAGCCGAAAGAAACCTTCTTGCAGAAGTCGATAGTGCGTACATAGTAAAGCTTTACTATTCTTTTCAAGATGATGAGTTCTTGTATCTCATCATGGAGTACCTTCCTGGTGGTGACATGATGACTTTGCTCATGCGCAAGGACACTCTGACAGAAGATGAAGCCAAATTTTACATCGCTGAAACTGTACTAGCAATAGAGTCCATTCACAAGCACAATTACATTCACAG GGATATCAAGCCAGATAATTTATTGTTAGATCTCAGTGGTCACTTGAAGCTTTCTGACTTTGGATTGTGCAAACCTTTGGATAGCAGTAATTTTCCAAATTTGAACGAACCGGACTATACACCTGGAAAAGGTGCTAAACCTTTACCCGATAACACCAGTCGATTAACTAACTCTTCTGCACCGAAGCGTACGCAGCAGGAGCAGCTGTCACATTGGCAAAAGAACCGTCGGATGTTG GCGTATTCTACAGTTGGTACTCCTGATTACATTGCTCCAGAGGTTCTATTGAAGAAAGGATATGGAATGGAGTGTGACTG GTGGTCCCTTGGtgctatcatgtatgaaatgctaGTTGGTTATCCCCCATTTTATTCGGAGGATCCAATGTCAACCTGCAGAAAG ATTGTGAACTGGAGAAGTCACCTGAAATTTCCTGAAGAAGCAAAGCTTTCTTCTGAAACTAAGGATCTCATTAGCAAACTTCTCTGTAATGTTGAGCAGAGACTTGGAACAAAAGGAGCCCATGAAATAAAA GCACATACATGGTTTAGAGGTGTCCAATGGGAAAAGTTGTATCAGATGAAAGCTGCTTTCATACCAGAAGTTAATGGCGAGTTGGATACTCAGAACTTTGAGAAATTTGAGGAG ACTGGAGCACAAGTTCAGAGTTCATCTAAGGCGGGTCCATGGAGAAAG ATGCTTCCATCCAAGGATGCAAATTTTGTTGGATACACCTACAAGAACTTTGAAATTGTGAATGACGATGAAGTTGCCGGGATTG CCGAGCTGAAGAAAAAGAGTTCCAAATCAAAACGGCCAACCATCAAGACATTGTTTG AGagcatggatgaagatgaacctgTGCACGGCAGTTTCTTAAATATGTTGCCCCATAAGGAGGGACAACCTTCTTCTCACTCAAGCGCCCCACCAGAACAATACCAACCTCGACGTAAATAG
- the LOC123182595 gene encoding serine/threonine-protein kinase tricornered isoform X2, translating to MDSARSWFQKFQPRDKSKSPAVPASHGKDPGKPPVDDAPSSATKQKVAAAKQYIENHYKTQMKSLQDRKERRWMLERKLQDAEVPAEEQNNILKHLEKKETEYMRLQRHKMGVEDFELLTIIGRGAFGEVRLCREKTSKSVYAMKKLKKSEMLRRGQVEHVKAERNLLAEVDSAYIVKLYYSFQDDEFLYLIMEYLPGGDMMTLLMRKDTLTEDEAKFYIAETVLAIESIHKHNYIHRDIKPDNLLLDLSGHLKLSDFGLCKPLDSSNFPNLNEPDYTPGKGAKPLPDNTSRLTNSSAPKRTQQEQLSHWQKNRRMLAYSTVGTPDYIAPEVLLKKGYGMECDWWSLGAIMYEMLVGYPPFYSEDPMSTCRKIVNWRSHLKFPEEAKLSSETKDLISKLLCNVEQRLGTKGAHEIKAHTWFRGVQWEKLYQMKAAFIPEVNGELDTQNFEKFEETLDGFCGA from the exons ATGGATTCCGCGAGAAGTTGGTTCCAGAAGTTCCAGCCGCGGGACAAGTCCAAGAGCCCGGCGGTGCCTGCCAGCCATGGGAAGGATCCTGGGAAGCCCCCAGTCGACGACGCGCCTTCTAGCGCGACCAAGCAGAAGGTCGCCGCGGCAAAACAGTACATTGAGAACCACTACAAGACTCAGATGAAGTCCTTGCAAGATAGGAAAGAGAG GCGCTGGATGCTGGAGAGGAAATTACAGGATGCTGAAGTTCCTGCAGAAGAGCAGAACAACATTCTAAAACATTTGGAGAAAAAGGAGACTGAATATATGCGTTTGCAAAGACACAAGATGGGGGTTGAAGATTTTGAACTTTTGACAATTATTGGAAGAGGTGCATTTGGAGAG GTGCGTCTTTGTAGAGAGAAGACCTCTAAAAGTGTATATGCAATGAAAAAGCTTAAGAAATCTGAAATGCTTCGTAGGGGCCAG GTGGAACACGTCAAAGCCGAAAGAAACCTTCTTGCAGAAGTCGATAGTGCGTACATAGTAAAGCTTTACTATTCTTTTCAAGATGATGAGTTCTTGTATCTCATCATGGAGTACCTTCCTGGTGGTGACATGATGACTTTGCTCATGCGCAAGGACACTCTGACAGAAGATGAAGCCAAATTTTACATCGCTGAAACTGTACTAGCAATAGAGTCCATTCACAAGCACAATTACATTCACAG GGATATCAAGCCAGATAATTTATTGTTAGATCTCAGTGGTCACTTGAAGCTTTCTGACTTTGGATTGTGCAAACCTTTGGATAGCAGTAATTTTCCAAATTTGAACGAACCGGACTATACACCTGGAAAAGGTGCTAAACCTTTACCCGATAACACCAGTCGATTAACTAACTCTTCTGCACCGAAGCGTACGCAGCAGGAGCAGCTGTCACATTGGCAAAAGAACCGTCGGATGTTG GCGTATTCTACAGTTGGTACTCCTGATTACATTGCTCCAGAGGTTCTATTGAAGAAAGGATATGGAATGGAGTGTGACTG GTGGTCCCTTGGtgctatcatgtatgaaatgctaGTTGGTTATCCCCCATTTTATTCGGAGGATCCAATGTCAACCTGCAGAAAG ATTGTGAACTGGAGAAGTCACCTGAAATTTCCTGAAGAAGCAAAGCTTTCTTCTGAAACTAAGGATCTCATTAGCAAACTTCTCTGTAATGTTGAGCAGAGACTTGGAACAAAAGGAGCCCATGAAATAAAA GCACATACATGGTTTAGAGGTGTCCAATGGGAAAAGTTGTATCAGATGAAAGCTGCTTTCATACCAGAAGTTAATGGCGAGTTGGATACTCAGAACTTTGAGAAATTTGAGGAG ACACTTGATGGTTTCTGCGGTGCATGA